One genomic window of Halovivax cerinus includes the following:
- a CDS encoding DUF3311 domain-containing protein → MKAISRVERLGWVAAMAVVVALTVPWFLWGSDRLVAGLPLWLWWFVGWMCLAAVVFGLFARRAWGLGITHSVGSDRPAGERS, encoded by the coding sequence ATGAAGGCGATTTCCCGCGTCGAGCGGCTCGGGTGGGTGGCGGCGATGGCCGTCGTCGTCGCGCTCACCGTGCCGTGGTTTCTGTGGGGTAGCGACCGACTCGTCGCCGGCCTCCCGCTCTGGCTCTGGTGGTTCGTCGGCTGGATGTGCCTCGCCGCCGTCGTGTTCGGCCTGTTCGCCAGACGAGCCTGGGGGCTCGGGATCACCCACAGCGTCGGTTCCGACCGACCGGCGGGTGAGCGGTCGTGA